The following proteins are co-located in the Carassius auratus strain Wakin chromosome 7, ASM336829v1, whole genome shotgun sequence genome:
- the LOC113105758 gene encoding exostosin-2-like, producing MCAAVKYGSRGPALIPRMKTKHRIYYITLFSVVLLGLIATGMFQFWPHSIESSAEWSLDRRSVHDAPLVRIPMSSPIPERGDLSCRMHTCFDVYRCGYNPKNKIKVYIYPLQRFVDEVGVPISSTGLSREYNDLLSAISDSDFYTDDVSRACLFIPSIDVLNQNSLRIRENAQALAMLPRWDKGMNHLLFNMLPGGPPDYNTALDVPRDRALLAGGGFSTWTYRQGYDVSIPVYSPFSAEVDLPERQPGPRRYFILSSQTVIHREYRVELERLKEENGEALLLLDKCSNLSQGLASVRKRCYKGQVYDYPQILQESSFCVVLRGARLGQATLSDVLQAGCVPVIMADSYILPFSEVLDWKRASVVIPEEKLPEMYTILKSIPHRQVEEMQRQARWFWEAYFSSMNAIGMTTLQIINDRIYPYAARTYEEWNNPPVVKWTSVNSPLFLPLIPPRSPGFTAVVLTYDRIESLFRVITEISKVPSLAKLLVVWNNQNKSPPEESLWPKVAVPLKVLRTKENKLSNRFFPFDEIETEAVLAIDDDIIMLTSDELQFGYEVWREFPDRLVGYPGRLHLWDHEMGKWKYESEWTNEVSMVLTGAAFYHKYFNYLYTYKMPGDIKNWVDAHMNCEDIAMNFLVANITGKAPIKVTPRKKFKCPECTAIDGLSLDQTHMVERSECINKFASVFATMPLKVVEHRADPVLYKDDFPEKLKSFPNIGSL from the exons ATGTGTGCAGCAGTGAAGTATGGTTCCCGGGGCCCTGCGCTCATACCCCGTATGAAGACTAAACACCGAATCTACTACATCACCCTCTTCTCTGTGGTCTTACTGGGGTTAATCGCAACTGGGATGTTCCAGTTCTGGCCTCACTCCATTGAATCCTCTGCAGAATGGAGTCTGGACCGTCGTAGTGTGCATGATGCTCCTTTGGTCAGGATACCTATGAGCAGCCCTATTCCTGAGAGAGGTGACCTGAGCTGTCGAATGCACACTTGCTTTGATGTGTATCGCTGTGGATATAATCCCAAGAATAAAATCAAG GTGTACATCTATCCTCTTCAGCGATTTGTGGATGAAGTAGGAGTGCCTATCAGCAGCACTGGCCTGTCTCGAGAATACAATGACTTGCTGAGCGCCATCTCGGACAGTGATTTCTACACTGATGATGTGAGCAGAGCATGTCTGTTCATACCCTCCATTGATGTGTTGAATCAGAACTCTCTGCGGATTCGTGAAAATGCTCAGGCACTGGCCATGCTGCCCAG GTGGGACAAAGGCATGAACCACCTGCTGTTCAATATGCTTCCTGGAGGACCCCCTGATTACAATACAGCTCTGGATGTGCCCAGAGACAG AGCCCTGCTGGCTGGGGGAGGCTTCTCCACATGGACGTACAGGCAGGGCTACGATGTCAGCATCCCCGTGTATAGCCCTTTTTCTGCTGAGGTGGACCTTCCTGAAAGGCAACCAGG GCCCCGGCGCTACTTCATTCTGTCATCTCAGACCGTCATCCATCGGGAATACCGCGTGGAGCTGGAGAGGCTAAAGGAGGAGAATGGGGAGGCCCTGCTCCTCCTCGACAAATGCAGTAATCTCTCTCAGGGTTTGGCATCGGTCAGAAAGCGCTGCTATAAAGGACAGGTCTACGACTACCCACAAATTTTACAG GAGTCATCATTCTGTGTAGTTCTGCGAGGGGCCCGGCTCGGCCAGGCCACACTAAGTGATGTGCTGCAGGCAGGATGTGTCCCTGTCATCATGGCTGACTCCTACATTCTGCCTTTCTCTGAAGTGCTGGACTGGAAAAG GGCATCTGTTGTCATTCCAGAAGAGAAGTTGCCAGAGATGTACACTATTTTGAAGAGCATCCCTCACAGACAAGTGGAGGAGATGCAGAGACAG GCCCGTTGGTTTTGGGAAGCCTACTTCAGCTCCATGAATGCTATTGGCATGACCACTCTGCAGATCATTAACGATCGCATCTACCCCTATGCAGCTCGTACCTACGAAGAGTGGAACAATCCTCCTGTAGTt AAATGGACAAGTGTGAACAGTCCACTTTTCCTTCCTCTTATACCGCCACGTTCACCAGGGTTCACAGCTGTGGTCTTGACCTATGATCGAATCGAAAGTCTCTTTAGGGTCATCACTGAGATCTCCAAGGTGCCCAGCTTGGCCAAACTACTGGTGGTGTGGAACAACCAGAACAAGAGCCCCCCTGAAG AGTCGCTCTGGCCCAAAGTCGCTGTACCTCTTAAAGTGTTGCGCACCAAAGAAAACAAGCTCAGCAATCGCTTCTTCCCGTTTGATGAGATCGAAACAGAAGCTGTCCTGGCCAttgatgatgacatcatcatgtTGACCTCAGATGAGCTGCAGTTTGGATATGAG GTGTGGCGTGAGTTTCCAGATAGGCTGGTCGGATATCCTGGACGGCTCCACTTATGGGACCACGAAATGGGCAAGTGGAAATATGAGTCTGAGTGGACTAATGAAGTGTCAATGGTCTTGACTGGAGCTGCGTTCTATCATAAG TACTTCAACTATCTCTACACATATAAAATGCCTGGAGACATTAAGAACTGGGTGGATGCTCATATGAACTGTGAAGATATTGCCATGAATTTCCTTGTGGCCAACATCACTGGCAAAGCCCCAATAAAG gtTACTCCTCGGAAGAAATTCAAATGCCCGGAGTGTACAGCGATTGACGGGTTGTCCCTAGACCAGACGCACATGGTGGAGAG GTCTGAGTGCATAAACAAGTTCGCCTCTGTGTTTGCCACCATGCCTCTGAAGGTTGTCGAGCACCGTGCCGATCCAGTACTCTATAAAGACGACTTCCCAGAGAAACTCAAAAGTTTCCCCAACATTGGTAGTCTGTGA